A genome region from Triticum aestivum cultivar Chinese Spring chromosome 2B, IWGSC CS RefSeq v2.1, whole genome shotgun sequence includes the following:
- the LOC123041587 gene encoding uncharacterized protein has translation MGLSVIAPPAGDSASPAHRRARRAFLVSNYMILGAASGCGFLTLSLRLVPSVDGFLLILLHALTVAAAVAGCAVIAAPDPPRGRVYTAHMSATVVVSILQGAAAVLAFSRTAEFLADGLRSYVREEDGAVILRMIGGLGIAIFCLEWVALALAFVLRYYAYVDRECGGNPMRRSAKVGGEDGAGNWPWPFQV, from the coding sequence ATGGGCCTCTCGGTGATCGCGCCGCCGGCGGGCGACTCGGCGTCCCCGGCCCACCGCCGCGCGCGCCGCGCCTTCCTCGTCTCAAACTACATGATCCTCGGCGCGGCGTCCGGGTGCGGCTTCCTCACGCTCTCGCTCCGCCTCGTGCCCTCCGTCGACGGCTTCCTCCTCATCCTGCTCCACGCGCTCACCGTGGCGGCCGCCGTGGCCGGGTGCGCCGTCATCGCGGCGCCCGACCCGCCGCGCGGCCGCGTGTACACCGCCCACATGTCCGCCACCGTCGTCGTGTCCATCCTGCAGGGCGCCGCCGCCGTGCTCGCCTTCTCCCGCAccgccgagttcctcgccgacgGGCTCCGGTCCTACGTCCGCGAGGAGGACGGCGCCGTCATCCTGCGCATGATCGGCGGGCTCGGCATCGCCATCTTCTGCCTCGAGTGGGTCGCCCTCGCGCTCGCATTCGTCCTCAGGTACTACGCCTACGTCGACAGGGAGTGCGGCGGCAACCCCATGCGCCGCAGCGCCaaggtcggcggcgaggatggcgccgGCAACTGGCCGTGGCCATTCCAGGTCTGA